In Cyprinus carpio isolate SPL01 chromosome B7, ASM1834038v1, whole genome shotgun sequence, a genomic segment contains:
- the LOC109092973 gene encoding polymeric immunoglobulin receptor-like gives MSALLFLTFVCCVGAQNIQQPKHLQTSKLGDNVTIECYLPNKDFNNMVWYKQEMGMKLQIISESYIYLTKVDFADGYNDGRFTVTISTGIYHLHISLTKKEDVGTYFCGVLNLGELDFGPGTFLMLNEHTSKTVLQEPISDEVHIGDNITLTCRVQTVDKKCKGAHHAYWFREAAEESSPAIIYTDDMKKHEEICKDYSTAQTCIYSLTKRNLSLSDAGTYYCAVLTCGKIMFGNGTSLEISSIPDSELTTSPSFLILALSNIISMLIMILLVAVQCKDQGSSSVNRSCNQETSECTQVGDADALTYTSVSFSSKSRPPRGAKQHNISQHTDVYSQIRS, from the exons ATGAGTGCACTTTTATTCCTCACCTTTGTTT GTTGCGTTGGAGCACAAAACATTCAGCAGCCAAAACATTTGCAAACCTCTAAACTGGGTGATAATGTCACTATTGAGTGCTACTTACCCAATAAAGATTTTAACAATATGGTGTGGTACAAGCAGGAGATGGGAATGAAGCTTCAGATCATTTCAGAAAGTTACATTTACCTGACAAAGGTTGATTTTGCTGATGGATATAATGATGGGCGTTTTACTGTAACAATAAGCACAGGCATTTATCATTTACACATTTCATTGACAAAAAAGGAAGATGTAGGAACGTATTTTTGTGGAGTGCTAAATTTAGGAGAACTGGATTTTGGACCTGGAACATTTTTGATGCTTAACG agCACACCTCAAAAACAGTTCTTCAGGAGCCTATTTCAGATGAAGTTCACATTGGGGACAACATTACTCTCACGTGTAGAGTCCAAACGGTAGATAAGAAATGTAAAGGAGCACACCATGCTTACTGGTTTAGAGAGGCTGCAGAAGAATCCAGTCCTGCCATCATTTACACTGATGATATGAAGAAACATGAAGAGATCTGTAAGGATTATTCTACTGCACAAACCTGCATTTACAGCCTCACAAAGAGGAACCTCAGCCTTTCTGATGCTGGTACTTATTACTGTGCTGTACTCACATGCGGCAAGATCATGTTTGGAAATGGAACTTCTTTGGAAATCAGCTCAATACCTG ataGCGAGTTGACAACAAGTCCTTCGTTTCTCATACTGGCCTTATCAAACATCATTTCTATGCTAATAATGATTTTACTTGTGGCTGTGCAATGTAAAGACCAAGGCAGCTCATCAG TCAACAGATCTTGTAATCAAGAGACATCTGAATGTACTCAG GTTGGAGATGCAGATGCCTTGACTTACACATCTGTGAGTTTCAGCAGTAAGTCACGGCCCCCTAGAGGTGCTAAACAACACAACATTTCTCAGCATACTGATGTCTATTCACAGATCCGGTCCTAA
- the LOC122137793 gene encoding uncharacterized protein LOC122137793 encodes MINFGYLLLFLIDLTASHLNNPPVFAKLGETINMSCFYQSQMAMHFSWYKHELGKNPRLISTIYKYDIKARFYHNFKNSSRFFVQNDKGVHRLVIRNIQLSDSATYYCGSAYSNVMEFVEGIELIVEVLNQNCVGNNSVYWIIQESEESRPRFISAHGTSTGQCEWSSLKLSDSETYNCTVAACGILFWNGTKLDVIGMFLKK; translated from the exons ATGATAAACTTTGGATATTTGCTTCTCTTTCTCATCG accttaCTGCATCGCACCTGAATAATCCACCCGTGTTTGCCAAATTGGGAGAAACTATTAATATGTCTTGCTTTTACCAGAGCCAAATGGCTATGCACTTCTCATGGTACAAGCATGAACTTGGAAAGAATCCCAGGCTCATCTCCACCATATACAAGTATGACATCAAAGCCCGGTTTTACCATAATTTCAAGAATAGTTCACGTTTCTTTGTGCAGAATGACAAGGGTGTGCATCGTTTGGTGATAAGAAACATACAGCTCTCAGACTCCGCAACATACTACTGTGGAAGTGCTTATTCCAATGTAATGGAATTTGTCGAAGGGATAGAGTTGATAGTTGAag TTTTAAATCAGAACTGTGTGGGAAACAACAGTGTGTACTGGATCATACAGGAATCAGAAGAATCTCGCCCAAGATTCATTAGCGCACATGGAACGAGTACTGGTCAGTGTGAGTGGAGCTCTCTCAAACTTTCTGATTCTGAGACTTACAACTGCACTGTTGCTGCATGTGGAATACTGTTTTGGAATGGAACCAAACTGGACGTTATAGGTATGTTCTTGAAGAAGTAA